The Podospora pseudocomata strain CBS 415.72m chromosome 1 map unlocalized CBS415.72m_1, whole genome shotgun sequence genome has a segment encoding these proteins:
- the PLP2 gene encoding Proteolipid protein 2 (BUSCO:EOG09264873; EggNog:ENOG503NYDG; COG:T), translating to MAAPMDQRIAVPIDDPNADTEWNEILRKHKIIPEKPPSPTPMIQEAILEARRLAHENRLEGKDLSDLDSLEDEEDEDFLESYRQKRLQELSALSKKSIHGSVYPLSKPDYQRDVTEASNNGPVFVHLASSLSTNVESRVLGQLWRQAAEEYGDIKFCEMPANRAIEGYPEKNCPTILVYKNGDIVKQIVTLMTVGGPRMSMLELDNLLVEVGAVKENDMRVLKRRREAEDAEEERIVNKGIKSSSDRRKQDDDDDDWD from the exons TGGCAGCTCCAATGGACCAGCGCATCGCCGTTCCCATCGACGACCCCAACGCCGACACAGAATG GAATGAAATCCTCCGCAAACACAAAATCATCCCCGAAaagccaccctcccccacccccatgaTCCAAGAAGCCATCCTCGAAGCCCGCCGCCTCGCCCACGAAAACCGCCTCGAAGGCAAAGACCTCTCGGACCTCGACTCTctcgaagacgaagaagacgaagattTCCTTGAATCCTACCGCCAGAAACGCCTCCAGGAGCTCTCGGCCCTCTCCAAAAAGTCCATCCACGGCTCTGTCTACCCCCTATCCAAGCCAGACTACCAACGCGACGTAACCGAAGCCTCCAACAACGGCCCCGTCTTCGTccacctcgcctcctccctctccaccaacgtCGAGTCCCGCGTTCTGGGCCAACTGTGGCGTCAGGCAGCAGAGGAATACGGTGACATAAAGTTCTGCGAGATGCCCGCTAACCGAGCGATCGAGGGGTACCCCGAGAAGAACTGCCCTACCATCTTGGTTTACAAAAACGGGGATATTGTCAAGCAGATTGTCACGCTTATGACGGTGGGTGGGCCAAGGATGAGCATGCTCGAGTTGGATAATCTATTGGTTGAAGTGGGGGCAGTGAAGGAGAATGACATGCGGGTGttgaagcggaggagggaggcggaagatgccgaagaggagaggattgtCAACAAGGGGATCAAGAGCAGTTCTGATAGGAGGAAAcaggacgatgatgacgatgattgGGACTGA
- the KOG1 gene encoding Target of rapamycin complex 1 subunit kog1 (EggNog:ENOG503NUIX; BUSCO:EOG092609RF; COG:D) yields MTALSLSTPPQPAEGHRQHAAQISRVNNTAGFNGPAPVRQQGQAAATGSSTALSSLSRQNAQLMAQAQPRAQVAGYSSLRNEGDGFGHSESPGSSALRSAHPTTNGRHRSISPTSAARRPSSAPGDKHVNGQHTDDEDELETNGVVSRPVKPPLLRSKSEHGIRMEDAETVVEEDIQEWGARHGFEDHYQSKAIISQLANNWYMYFTDKRHETTGKPKTPAFEIQDWRMRDRLKTVSAAIAVCLNIGVEPPDQLRTVPGAKLEAWQDPTVPPTNKALENIGKALQTQYESIAFRTRYKQYLDPSIEETKKFCVSLRRNAKDERILFHYNGHGVPKPTTSGEIWVFNKNYTQYIPVSLYDLQQWLQAPTVFVWDCSEAGNILTNYHKFVDKHEEEEKEVRQKDPNCERQNYRPYIHLAACGTKENLPTNPQLPADLFTCCLTTPVEMALWFFVLQHPLKTNLTPERARKLSGRLQERRTPLGELHWIFTAITDTIAWTTLPLAALFRAFLLAQRIMPVYGCHPQSYPELPDTRQHPLWDSWDLAVDMALAQLPMLERKELDGTPYEYVNSTFFTEQLTAFEIYLCRGDAQSQKPPEQLPVVLQVLLSQQHRLRALILLTRFLDLGPWAVQLALSIGIFPYVLKLLQSVAQDLKPVLVFIWARILAVDISCQQDLIKDNGYNYFADILKPQETILVNGTIVQTSHKAMCAFILAMLCKGFKPGQVVCNSTDIMKYCLHHVTHSEDPLLRQWSCLCISQLWRDLPEAKWRGIRENAHLKLAFLIKDPFPEVRAAMAHAMTTFLGIPDLTDEVARIEEGIAWTMLELATDGSPVVRKELLVFFSKFVLRYEHKFLVAAYEQLLEEKEYMLHPPAEDGLDHKMGLHYARKENREADGTIRPIVFGVAHDSIFAACWKHIDILSVDPHPEVQRDATIILDYVHHALLHSPVGPQAQSLMDEILRRARKVSRGDMSQRSSVLGTHTAMAQPMPSPGLLKRTASYLFGPLLKENTPAGLTNPPLTPGLPKATNPGLSRTLSHRSRKGPNLENAPPEQNDQVTSPANYHIANEPLCAGYRERSLTEVPKLPLESTFLDWSTEYFREPQMKLAEAEEPGSHEYNERLWRRSRNEAVLRETQPQKAQAGTHKWNNQIGIINNGAQPAKMSFHQFEDHVAVADDGNTVTVWDWKNGTRKSHFSNGNPEGSKISDMKFINEDDQALLMSGSSDGVIRIYRNYDSDEGVELASSWRALTHMVPSNVNSGMVFDWQQVNGQVLVAGDERVIRIWNAGHEMCSHEIPARSGSCVTSLTSDQMTGNIFIAGFGDGAIRVFDTRNRPQESMVRKWKDDSRQWVRSVHMQRGGQRELLSASRNGKVRLWDIRIENPLKVFQATKDVLRTASTHEHLPVFAVGTSAHLVKVFDFDGHELSRLEPSTSFTAGLKLTPIATTAFHPHRMILGYAARGDNHIHISACGNEVAAPFVAAFAAEAAAKRLATIQQAV; encoded by the exons ATGACGGCCCTTTCTCTTTcgactcctccccagcctgccGAGGGTCATCGGCAACACGCAGCCCAGATCTCGAGGGTTAACAACACCGCCGGCTTTAATGGCCCCGCACCCGTCAGACAGCAAGGACAAGCAGCTGCTACCGGTTCAAGCACAGCCCTGAGTTCGCTCTCCCGACAGAACGCTCAACTCATGGCACAGGCGCAACCGCGCGCGCAAGTTGCCGGATATTCTTCTTTGCGGAACGAAGGCGATGGTTTCGGTCATTCCGAGTCCCCTGGAAGTTCCGCTTTAAGGTCTGCCCACCCAACGACAAATGGTCGGCATAGATCCATTTCACCAACCTCTGCTGCTCGACGGCCCTCGAGTGCTCCGGGAGACAAGCATGTCAACGGTCAACATaccgatgacgaagacgagctTGAGACGAACGGTGTTGTCTCCAGACCAGTAAAACCCCCATTACTGCGGTCCAAGAGCGAGCATGGAATCCGGATGGAAGACGCCGAGACTGTTGTGGAAGAGGACATTCAAGAGTGGGGTGCGAGGCATGGTTTCGAGGACCACTATCAATCAAAGGCCATAATATCCCAACTCGCCAAT AACTGGTACATGTATTTTACTGATAAACGACATGAGACAACCGGCAAGCCCAAAACACCCGCTTTCGAGATCCAGGATTGGCGAATGCGTGATCGTCTCAAGACGGTGTCCGCAGCCATTGCAGTATGTCTCAATATAGGGGTTGAGCCTCCTGATCAGTTGCGAACCGTGCCTGGTGCAAAGCTTGAAGCTTGGCAAGATCCAACTGTTCCCCCAACAAACAAGGCCCTGGAGAACATTGGCAaagccctccaaacccaGTATGAGTCGATCGCTTTCCGGACCCGGTACAAGCAATACCTGGACCCTTCGATTGAAGAGACGAAGAAGTTTTGTGTTTCTCTCCGGCGGAATGCCAAGGACGAGCGGATTCTATTTCATTACAATGGACACGGAGTTCCCAAGCCGACGACTTCTGGTGAAATCTGGGTGTTCAACAAAAATTACACTCAGTACATTCCTGTGTCACTGTACGATCTCCAGCAATGGCTACAGGCTCCCACGGTTTTCGTCTGGGATTGTTCAGAGGCGGGCAACATTCTGACCAACTACCACAAGTTCGTGGACAAacatgaggaggaggagaaggaggtgaggcAGAAGGATCCAAATTGCGAAAGGCAGAACTACCGGCCATATATCCACCTAGCTGCCTGCGGCACAAAGGAAAACCTCCCAACGAACCCCCAGCTACCGGCTGATCTTTTCACCTGTTGTCTCACCACGCCAGTTGAGATGGCTCTTTGGTTTTTTGTGTTGCAACATCCATTAAAGACCAATCTGACTCCAGAGCGAGCTCGCAAGTTATCGGGCCGACTTCAAGAGCGTAGGACTCCGCTTGGGGAACTTCACTGGATCTTCACAGCTATCACTGATACCATTGCGTGGACGACCCTTCCTC TCGCGGCACTCTTCCGAGCGTTTCTCCTGGCGCAGCGCATTATGCCTGTGTATGGCTGTCATCCGCAGTCATATCCCGAACTGCCGGATACCCGTCAACATCCTCTCTGGGATAGTTGGGATCTCGCCGTTGACATGGCTCTGGCCCAGCTCCCAatgctggagaggaaggagctCGACGGTACTCCCTACGAGTATGTCAACTCGACTTTCTTCACGGAGCAGCTCACCGCTTTCGAGATTTACCTCTGTCGAGGTGATGCACAATCCCAAAAGCCACCCGAACAACTCCCGGTGGTCCTACAGGTTTTACTAAGCCAGCAACACCGACTTAGAGCCTTGATCCTACTTACTAGGTTTTTGGACCTTGGACCATGGGCCGTTCAGCTTGCGCTCAGTATCGGCATCTTTCCTTATGTCCTGAAACTGCTCCAGTCTGTCGCACAGGATCTCAAACCGGTGCTCGTCTTCATCTGGGCGCGCATCCTAGCCGTTGACATCTCATGCCAGCAAGACTTGATCAAAGATAATGGGTACAACTACTTTGCCGACATTCTGAAGCCCCAAGAGACGATTCTGGTCAACGGCACCATTGTCCAGACGTCTCACAAGGCCATGTGCGCCTTCATCTTGGCTATGCTTTGCAAGGGTTTCAAGCCGGGTCAGGTTGTGTGCAATTCGACCGACATCATGAAATACTGCTTGCACCATGTCACTCATTCCGAAGACCCGCTATTGCGGCAGTGGTCGTGTCTCTGCATCAGCCAGTTATGGAGAGATCTTCCAGAAGCCAAATGGCGGGGAATCCGTGAGAACGCTCACCTCAAGCTAGCATTCTTAATCAAGGACCCATTCCCCGAGGTTCGCGCTGCCATGGCCCATGCCATGACCACCTTCCTTGGCATTCCCGACCTCACAGATGAAGTCGCAAGGATTGAGGAAGGCATCGCTTGGACCATGCTCGAACTGGCCACAGACGGCAGTCCGGTTGTCCGCAAGGAATTGCTTGTTTTCTTCTCCAAGTTCGTGCTGCGGTACGAACACAAGTTCTTGGTTGCTGCTTATGAGCAactgttggaggagaaggaataCATGCTCCACCCACCAGCGGAGGACGGCTTGGATCACAAGATGGGCTTGCATTACGCCAGAAAGGAAAATCGGGAGGCGGATGGCACCATCAGACCCATTGTTTTTGGTGTCGCTCACGACTCGATTTTTGCAGCCTGCTGGAAGCACATCGACATCCTGAGTGTCGACCCGCACCCTGAAGTTCAAAGGGATGCTACCATTATTCTGGACTACGTCCATCATGCCCTGCTACACTCCCCCGTGGGGCCGCAGGCGCAGAGTCTCATGGATGAAATCCTCAGACGCGCTAGAAAAGTGTCGAGGGGTGATATGAGCCAGAGAAGCAGCGTGCTTGGCACACACACTGCTATGGCGCAACCTATGCCGTCCCCTGGGCTTCTCAAGAGAACGGCGAGCTATCTGTTTGGGCCGTTACTCAAAGAGAACACGCCGGCGGGACTCACAAACCCTCCCCTAACTCCAGGACTGCCAAAGGCCACAAATCCAGGACTGTCCAGAACCCTTTCTCATAGAAGCCGCAAAGGACCTAATCTCGAGAATGCCCCGCCCGAGCAAAACGACCAAGTGACTTCGCCAGCCAATTATCATATTGCGAACGAACCGCTTTGCGCAGGGTATCGGGAGCGCAGCTTGACTGAGGTGCCCAAGCTTCCCCTGGAGAGCACATTCTTGGACTGGTCGACGGAATATTTCCGGGAACCGCAGATGAAGCTCGCTGAAGCCGAGGAGCCCGGCAGTCACGAGTACAATGAACGACTCTGGCGTCGATCTCGCAATGAGGCTGTTCTTAGAGAGACACAGCCCCAGAAAGCACAGGCGGGAACCCACAAGTGGAACAACCAGATCGGTATCATCAACAATGGTGCACAGCCGGCCAAGATGTCGTTTCATCAATTCGAGGACCATGTTGCCGTTGCAGATGATGGAAATACGGTAACAGTCTGGGATTGGAAGAATGGCACCCGCAAGAGTCACTTCTCCAATGGCAACCCTGAGGGGTCGAAGATCTCGGACATGAAGTTCATCAATGAAGATGATCAGGCTCTTCTCATGAGTGGGTCTTCGGATGGTGTCATTCGCATCTACCGGAACTACGACAGTGATGAAGGTGTTGAGCTTGCCTCTTCATGGCGTGCCTTGACGCACATGGTGCCGTCCAATGTCAACTCAGGCATGGTCTTTGACTGGCAGCAGGTCAATGGCCAGGTCCTCGTGGCAGGAGACGAGCGTGTTATCCGGATATGGAACGCAGGCCACGAGATGTGCTCGCATGAGATCCCAGCCCGTTCCGGATCTTGTGTTACATCTTTGACTTCTGATCAGATGACAGGCAACATCTTCATTGCTGGGTTTGGAGATGGCGCTATTCGTGTCTTTGACACGAGAAACAGACCGCAGGAGAGCATGGTGCGCAAATGGAAGGATGACAGCAGGCAGTGGGTGCGATCAGTGCATATGCAGCGTGGCGGACAGCGCGAGTTGCTGTCGGCGAGCAGGAATGGCAAAGTCCGGTTATGGGATATTCGCATAGAGAATCCTCTGAAGGTGTTCCAGGCTACGAAGGATGTGCTCAGGACGGCAAGCACTCATGAGCATTTGCCTGTGTTTGCTGT TGGCACATCCGCCCACTTGGTCAAGGTCTTCGACTTTGACGGCCACGAGCTGTCGCGTCTGGAACCATCGACTAGCTTCACCGCCGGGCTCAAGTTAACACCCATCGCGACAACCGCTTTCCACCCTCACCGCATGATACTTGGGTACGCCGCCCGCGGCGATAACCACATTCACATATCCGCCTGCGGCAACGAGGTCGCGGCGCCGTTCGTGGCAGCATTTGCGGCCGAGGCTGCTGCTAAACGCCTTGCTACTATTCAACAGGCTGTTTAA